Below is a genomic region from Salinirussus salinus.
CGACCCGGGGATCCTCGAGCAGGCAGGCGTCGAGGGCGCTGACGTCATCGCGGCGCTGACGGGCGTCTCCGGCGTGAACCTCGCGGCCTGTCTGGTCGCCGAGCGCCTCTCGCCGGGTATCCGGACGGTCGCCCGCATCGAGCGCGAGGGCGCGGACGCCTACGGCGAACTCGTCGACGAGGTGGTGTTCCCCGAGCGGGCGGGTGCGCGCGTCGCCGCAAACCGGATCGCCGGCGACGACATCCAGACCATCGCCGACGTCACCGGCGACATCGAGGTCATGGAGGTCCGGGTCGCGGAGGGGGCACCCGCCGCCGGGCGGAGCCTGCGCGATATCAGATTCCCCTCGGGAACGCTCGTCGTCTCCGACGACGACGGCAACCAGATCGCCCGACCCGAGACCACGATCGACGCGGGGACACAGTATCTCGTCGCCGCAGAGCCCGACGTGGTCGACGAGGTGCTGGCGCTGTTGCGTGGGTGACGACCGCAGTCGCTTTGGGGCTCGCGTCCCAACGGCTGAGGGATGACAGCGACCGCCGACATCTCCCGGACGAGGGCGTGGCTGATGGCCGCGCGCCCGCAGACGCTGCCCGCGGGAGCCTCGCCGGTGGTCCTCGGGATCGGGCTCGCGGTCGCTGACGGTCGCTTCGCTGCGGTGCCGGCACTGGCCGCTCTGGTCGGGGCGCTTCTGATCCAGGTCGGCACCAACTTCGCCAACGACTAC
It encodes:
- a CDS encoding potassium channel family protein, with the protein product MTRTLDVVIVGGGRVGHQTAELLVARNDTVTVVEQDSEVVDRLADAWIATVIRGDGTDPGILEQAGVEGADVIAALTGVSGVNLAACLVAERLSPGIRTVARIEREGADAYGELVDEVVFPERAGARVAANRIAGDDIQTIADVTGDIEVMEVRVAEGAPAAGRSLRDIRFPSGTLVVSDDDGNQIARPETTIDAGTQYLVAAEPDVVDEVLALLRG